Proteins encoded by one window of Vigna radiata var. radiata cultivar VC1973A chromosome 5, Vradiata_ver6, whole genome shotgun sequence:
- the LOC106761028 gene encoding short-chain dehydrogenase TIC 32, chloroplastic: protein MKATLRYLAGMAGPSGFGSNSTAEQVTEDSSCFLPSTLTALITGASSGIGAETARVLVKRGVRVVIGARDLKKAMEVKKNIQKESPKAEIVLLEIDLSSFGSVQRFCSEFLALELPLNILINNAGIFSQNLEFSEDKIETTFATNYLGHFLLTEILLEKMIETAEKTGIEGRIINVSSVIHSWVKKDAFRFNDILSGKKYNGTRAYAQSKLANILHAKEIAKQLKARNARVTINAAHPGIVKTGIIRAHKGLLTDSLFFIASKLLKTTSQGAATTCYVALSSKTEGISGKYFADCNESKCSSLANDESEAQKLWNNTHAFLHKRLRQATI, encoded by the exons ATGAAGGCAACTCTAAGATACTTAGCAGGAATGGCAGGTCCTAGTGGTTTTGGCTCAAACTCAACCGCTGAACAAGTCACTGAAGATTCTTCTTGCTTCCTTCCTTCAACTCTAACAGCTCTCATCACTG GGGCAAGTTCTGGAATTGGAGCTGAAACAGCTAGAGTGTTAGTAAAGAGAGGAGTGAGAGTTGTGATCGGTGCAAGGGACTTGAAGAAGGCCATGGAAGTGAAAAAGAACATACAAAAGGAGAGTCCAAAGGCTGAGATTGTTCTGTTGGAGATTGATCTTAGCTCTTTTGGTTCTGTACAGAGATTTTGTTCCGAGTTCTTAGCTTTAGAACTTCCCCTTAATATTCTCAT AAACAATGCAGGGATATTTTCTCAAAACTTGGAGTTCTCTGAGGATAAAATTGAGACCACATTTGCTACAAATTACTTAG GTCATTTTTTGTTAACAGagattttattagaaaaaatgatAGAGACGGCAGAGAAGACAGGCATTGAAGGAAGAATAATAAACGTTTCTTCTGTCATACATAGCTGGGTGAAGAAAGATGCTTTTCGTTTCAACGACATACTCAGTGGAAAAAA ATATAATGGCACACGCGCTTATGCTCAGTCAAAATTGGCAAATATTTTGCATGCCAAGGAAATAGCCAAGCAACTCAAG GCAAGGAATGCAAGAGTAACTATCAATGCAGCACATCCTGGCATTGTGAAGACAGGAATTATTAGAGCTCACAAGGGCTTATTAACGG ATTCCCTATTTTTTATCGCATCGAAGTTACTCAAAACAACATCACAG GGTGCAGCAACTACATGTTATGTTGCTCTGAGCTCAAAAACAGAAGGGATAAGTGGAAAATACTTTGCAGATTGTAACGAGAGTAAATGTTCGAGCCTAGCAAATGACGAGTCAGAAGCACAAAAGCTATGGAACAACACCCATGCCTTTCTTCACAAACGACTACGTCAAGCAACAATTTGA